CCTTGTGTACAAGATTATGTACAACACACTCATTCTCAATGAGGAAACTTTTCATCCCCAAGGGAATAAACATTGGCTTTTTTACATGTGCAAAATAAGACATAGATACAGTACATAAACAGACATACAGCGTATCTGTGGGGAAAAAACTATTATCTCTGGTATTGGAGTTACACAGGAAGGCTGGAAATGGAGCTCAGTGTCAGAACATTTGTACAGAATATACTAGGTCCTGTGACTGACACCCAGTATGGCCAAAAAGGAGTTACATAGAGGGTGGCAGCAGAGAAAAAAAGGCAAGAGCTCCTCAGAGTgccaagaataaaacaaagctaTCCCACCCCCTCTACCccaccctggggaaaaaaaaaaaaaaagatttcacaaAAACAGTACTAAGCCACTACTCAATCATGGGGAGGAACAGAAAACAAGCATAGGCCCAAACTTGAGTGTcagtgggggaaggctggagagggaaggtgattttgtttgtttggccaaTGCATGACTAAGAAGGAGGCAGGTCTGAAGCTGGAGCGAGCTCCTTACACCGGCCTACATTTTTTGTACTTGTTCTCATTTTTCTATGAACATTCTTAACAGTTTCAAACCAAAATGTGTAAGGTTTAAACTcttaagcaaaattaaaaaaagacaatttttacaaacattttaaatctaAGCATTTGGAATCAGAATAAGGACTTTGTTCCAATTTGTCATTTTATCCAAGCATGAGTTTCAATATTTAAGAAACCACGTGAGTCTTCTTTGACATCCCAGAGTTGTTAAAAGGGCTGACAGACAATACAGTCCATTGTGAACAGATACTGAAAGGTCTAAGAGCTCACATAAGATGACACAGAGCTCTAGTCACTATGGACACAGGAAGTACTGAGGCCATCAAATTCGCATGGGAAACCAGATGTCTAGGTGACAAATCACCACCTGAGAATTATTTTCttggaatcacacacacatatatttataatccAAAAGTCTTAGTATGGTGAGGGATTGATGGGATGGGGATCACAAATGTACATTTTAATGTTcatcatgaatgaaaaaaataaaacatttttataggCTTAAAATTGTCATTAGTGCATTTAGATTTCtggagaatgaataaaaatgtaaaatacttttaCAATAATACAATGTTATTAGAAATTATCCATATACTGAGGTCATTTTAGTGAGCTACCATTgtttaaatataagaaaagtaATTTCCTGATCCAAATTagtgaaaacttaaaaaagattGTCTTCAGAGGACATTATtcgaggacatttttttttttcagatacatTCTGATACTCAAAAATCACTATAACAGAATTATAGGTTAAGTTTTCAATCAGATCCTTAAAAAGATGTCAGATTTCCATTTCTACGGGAGATATTTTCACCAGTGTGTTCAATTCCACAGGGTAAACCTTCTTCGTTATTATTAAGAACTTCATACATATTAGAAAGATTGCCATTCACTGCTTTTTCGTCTTTCCGGAAAGATACAGGCAGACTTGCTAGACTAAAACTGACATCTTTAAAGGCATGCAATAAAAATATCCCCACAATGATTGTGAAGAAGCCACTCAGAGTCCCAATGACATCATCAACAGGCATATCTTgccattctttaaaaagaatagcTGAACAAGTTAAAACTGAAGTTGTGAAGAACACATAATATATTGGAGTCACAATGGAAGTGTTGAAAATGTCCAGAGCCCGGTTTAGGTAATTGATTTGTGTGCTCACACAGACCACAAGGCTGAGCAGCAAAATCCAGGCAAGGGGATGCTGCAGAACAGGCTTTCCAGCCAACAATTCTTTGATGGTGATGCCCAAACCCTTCACACAGGAGACTGAAAATGCTCCAATCACAGAGCAGATTGTTATATACACAAGAATGTTTGTCTGTCCGTGTCGAGGTCCCACCACAAAGATGAATATCAAGGCCACAATGACCACAAATGTTGCAAAGACCACAAAACCTagaggaagcaaagaaaagcTAGATTGAATCAGAATGCACATATAAAACAAACTCAATAGGAAAGGTATATGTTATCTCCCAATACTGTATCCTCAGATTTATCTTACCTATAAAATTGACTCCTAGTTGatgaattaattttgaaatttacttTATGAAATTAGCAAGTTACTAATTGAAGGTAACAACAAAGAAAGGTAACATGTAACTCCAAGAAAATAATTCTCAGGTGGTGACTTGTCACCCAGAACAAAAATTAGCTTTCTCTTGCTCCTCCAGCACAATCACACCTATACAAATACAACCAAAGTACACACTGGAGGGCTggggcagaatgcttgcctagcagtgcaaagccctgagtttaatattttacCACTTTAAAATACATggtgtaaaattaaaatatgcttcAGAGCTTAAaaaacttataccactaacatttttaaagtagTCTCTTAGGCCTACTTAGGTATTCTAAATCACAAAGCAAGGGGAAAAGATAATCAGGACAGGGAAGGAAAAGCCGGTGGAGATTAAGTTCAGGAAGTACCATGGAATAGTCAACATTTACATCTACAAAAATCACGAGTTATGAGTTGTTTTCCATCAAAGGGACACATGTGAAAGCAGGGCAAGTATTAGAATAAGTAGCAAGCCTTAAATTAAGAGAACCTAGAAACTGCTGGGGTCCTGGATGAGTACGGAGAAGAGGTATGCAGCATGTCTGCCAACAGTATAACCAAGTGGGCCAGGAAGATTCTCAGTGATCCGTACGCCACCGCAGAGAGCACACAAATGACCTTCTGCATTTGAAGATGAAAAGGGGGAAAGGGGTGGGGTTATATCAGTAACCCTAGCAgtctggaagtggaggcagaaccATGAGGAATTCATGATTAGCTATAGCATAAGCTGAAGCTGGCCtatgctacatgagaccttgtgtcaaaaagagagaaagaaaaaaaaggtagaaataaACCAAGGCTAAGGAAAGCTACTCTGCTTCAAACTCCATAAATAAAGGATATTTAAAGCAGACGGAAGGAAAAAACGAGAAAGACAGcaatagaaatattttatcaGAAATACTGAGTGTGACAGAAAGTGTAACTAAAATAATACAGCAAATCTGAGAAAACTGAATCCTGagtgtagtagcacatgcctttaaccccagcacttgggaggtagaggcaggtattGAGGCCATCTTAGTTGTATACACTAAGTTCCAGGCAAACCAGAGTTGAgaccctgtcctccccaccccacccccaaaagaaaaggTTGGCTTAGACATGTTGCACTAGAACGTGACTTAGTAGCACAGAACACTCACACCCACTGTGGAGCATTATAAAGGTGAGAGAGAACAGGACAGCTGGTTCAAAGTCTACCCAGGCTGCCTAATGTGCTTGAGTAGAACCAGACAATAAGAATTCTAAGAGGAACTGAGGAGTTCACATGAATAACTAAGCAAGTAGGATAACTATCAGTTGAGGCAAATTTCAAGATATACAACAAAACTGGGTACAGTGAGTCACATCTAAAATCCCAGGATTTGAGCCAAGAGCAGGGACCATGAGTTGGTGTCCAGCatgggctataaagtgagacactgtagaaataaaaggaagtaatCATAATgtttaagaaaagttttattgtGAGGACAGTATGACTAAATGTACGATGACTACAGTCAAGGACACCGGATAAAATGTCAAGTATAGTAACACTGATGAAGCTTTTCTTACCTGGATCACCTAACTTCTGTGACATTTCAGTTAAGGTCTCAATCTCCTCTTCCTTTGGAGCATGAATGACCATAACTGTAGACCCTAGAATACTTAGCAAACACCCAATTTTCCCATGAAGATTAAGTCTTTCATTTAGGAAGTATGATGACAGAATGGCactaaaaggaagaataaaaggtTGAACATTTAAATTAGCTTTTTTTCtcgcttttaaaaaaaatcaacagactTGTAATGCAGATAACTGAGCTCAAACAAAAATACTTCttttcaacaaagaaaatgtacattcAATCAGAAAACTGTAACAAGGACTTCAAGGTTGCTCTGTTAGAAAGCTCTGACTCTCACCTGGACTTATGAGCATCCAACTAGTAGTAAAAGTGTGGGCTCTGCCCCCATTTTGCACTTGTCTCCTTTGCTCAGTAAGTATATCCTGCAATCATCTTAGATTGAAGGAGCAAGTCTGATCAATAACCATAGTTATATCTGAACTGCCTCCAAGCAAAAGCAATCCCTTACAGTAACAAGGACCCT
The sequence above is drawn from the Peromyscus leucopus breed LL Stock chromosome 1, UCI_PerLeu_2.1, whole genome shotgun sequence genome and encodes:
- the Nipa2 gene encoding magnesium transporter NIPA2; protein product: MSLGRGKYDFYIGLGLAMTSSIFIGGSFILKKKGLLRLARKGSMRAGQGGHAYLKEWLWWAGLLSMGAGEVANFAAYAFAPATLVTPLGALSVLVSAILSSYFLNERLNLHGKIGCLLSILGSTVMVIHAPKEEEIETLTEMSQKLGDPGFVVFATFVVIVALIFIFVVGPRHGQTNILVYITICSVIGAFSVSCVKGLGITIKELLAGKPVLQHPLAWILLLSLVVCVSTQINYLNRALDIFNTSIVTPIYYVFFTTSVLTCSAILFKEWQDMPVDDVIGTLSGFFTIIVGIFLLHAFKDVSFSLASLPVSFRKDEKAVNGNLSNMYEVLNNNEEGLPCGIEHTGENISRRNGNLTSF